In the Catenovulum adriaticum genome, ACTGCAGAAAAATTAGCACCTTGATTAATAAACTCAGCAGCTAAAATATCACCTGTACCAACATATTCGCCTTCAACATATAACTCTTCAAACACCACGGCAAAGCTATCGCCTTTTCTAATATCCAAAGCAAAATCCACATCCCAGCCAAATACGTTTGCCAAATTCATAATTTGTCGATTGGTTAAACCGGCATGTAAACCTGCATTCCAAAAATTAGAAGTAATTTCTGCGGCTGCAAAACTTTGTTTTACATCTACTTGCTTTTCAATTTCTTGCGCACTAAAACCTTTATCGGTTTTGTGGATTTCAATCAAATTGGTTTTAGACAGCGGATAAACTAGCTGTACAAATTCATCATTATGATAGCCCAACTGAATCACTTGACCTGGCATTAACTTTCGAATCAAGGTTTTTGCAGCATCACCACTTTGGCTCACTTCCCAGACTGTTTTAGCAGATAAGCCATTGCGTTCAAAAATTTTCGCCAAACTATCATTGCGTAATACTTTAATATCACGCCATTTTAATTCTGGTTGCGCCTGAATTTGCGCTTGTTCAGATACATCATCAATCACTTTAACTGATTCAGCAATGGCTTGTTTGTCAGTTAAAGTTGTTTTTTTAGACGCTTGCTCTGGTTGAGCATCTTGTGTATTTTGGGATTGTTCGCTTTGTGGCGCATTCACTTGCTCTAAATCTAAATTATAACGAACACCCGGTGTTAAACGACTACTCGCAGGCTCGTTTTGACGAGATGCAGTCGCGTTTTCGGATGGAAAAAACACTGTGCCGAACAAAATAACAATAATTGAGATTATGTATACTTTATGCAAAGTAGGAAAATCACGCCAAAATCGTGCGACGACTTGCATTATTAAAAACCCCCTCAAAAAAATTCGCCCTCAGAATATACTGATTTTGCTTTATTTGCTAGTTTAGAAGCCAAAATGATTAAAAAACAACCAGACTTTTTAAGGTTTTGTACACTCAAAATTACTCTTATAATAAAAAGCACCAGTTAAAGACAAAAATCAGTTTATATCTGTCACCTCAAGTCTGTTGGTTAAACACCGATACTAGCTTGGCTTGCGCTAAAAATTGATTTTTCACCAAACGTTTGAAAAATTAATTAATAAACTCGGCTAGAGCTTTAAATTAAGCTTATTGCGCTATAGAATGACTCATTTTGGCACGTATATATTAATTGGTATACGAGCCAGCTTAAAATATGAGTCTACTGTTACCGCGTTTATCACCATAACCATAGCTTTCATCTGACTCTAACTTAGGCTCAATTGTTCCGTATATATTAAATTAAAATAGGTAAAAGCATGACTGATGTGCAGGCAGCGCTCGCAGAACTAAAACGTGGCGCAGAAGAAATACTCGTTGAAGACGAACTATTAGAAAAGCTTAAATTGGGTCGTCCACTTAAAATCAAAGCTGGCTTTGATCCAACCGCACCTGATTTACATTTAGGCCACACGGTTTTAATCAATAAAATGCGGGCATTTCAGCAGTTAGGTCACGAAGTTATCTTTTTGATTGGCGATTTCACAGGCTCTATTGGTGATCCGACGGGTAAAAATGTAACTCGCAAGCCGTTAACAAAAGAGCAAGTACTGGCAAACGCTGAAACCTATAAAAATCAGGTTTTTAAAATTCTTGATCCAGAAAAAACACGTGTCGTCTTTAATTCTGAGTGGATGGATAAATTGGGCGCGGCAGGCATGATAAAATTAGCCGCTAACCAAACCGTTGCACGTATGCTTGAGCGTGATGATTTTAAAAAGCGTTACAATAGCAGCCAGCCTATCGCGATTCACGAATTTTTATATCCTCTGGTTCAAGGTTGGGATTCTG is a window encoding:
- a CDS encoding peptidoglycan DD-metalloendopeptidase family protein — its product is MQVVARFWRDFPTLHKVYIISIIVILFGTVFFPSENATASRQNEPASSRLTPGVRYNLDLEQVNAPQSEQSQNTQDAQPEQASKKTTLTDKQAIAESVKVIDDVSEQAQIQAQPELKWRDIKVLRNDSLAKIFERNGLSAKTVWEVSQSGDAAKTLIRKLMPGQVIQLGYHNDEFVQLVYPLSKTNLIEIHKTDKGFSAQEIEKQVDVKQSFAAAEITSNFWNAGLHAGLTNRQIMNLANVFGWDVDFALDIRKGDSFAVVFEELYVEGEYVGTGDILAAEFINQGANFSAVRHTDGTYYTPEGRSMRKAFLRAPVNFKYISSSFNPRRLHPVTGRVSPHRGIDYAARTGTPVVSAGDGRVIKSGYSRLNGNYVFIEHGKTYVTKYLHLNKRLVKTGQRIKQNQKIGTVGATGRVTGPHLHYEFLVNGVHRNPKTVSLPKALPIDPAEKAAFSKTASQMIAMLQTNKRTLLAANVKSADAAVSTQ